One part of the Neoarius graeffei isolate fNeoGra1 chromosome 2, fNeoGra1.pri, whole genome shotgun sequence genome encodes these proteins:
- the psmb10 gene encoding proteasome subunit beta type-10 codes for MLSSSSQFEAQSGGFCFENTRRNTVLEAGLSEKGYSAPKARKTGTTIGGIIFKDGVILGADTRATDDMVVADKNCMKIHYIAPKIYCCGAGVAADADITTQMMSSNIELHSLSTGRPPLVATVTRQLKQLLFRYQGHIGSSIIVGGVDVDGFQLFSVYPHGSYDKLPFAAMGSGAAAAISVFEDRYKPNMELEDGKQLVRDAIAAGIFCDLGSGSNIDLCVITEKGVDYLRSYEQPVQKGQKEGKYRYKQGTTPVLTKTVTPLTLDVVEESVQMMDSQ; via the exons ATGCTGAGCTCAAGCTCGCAGTTTGAGGCTCAGAGTGGAGGCTTCTGCTTTGAGAACACAcgcag AAACACGGTGTTGGAGGCCGGTCTGTCGGAGAAGGGCTACAGTGCTCCCAAAGCCCGGAAGACCGGCACCACCATCGGAGGGAtcatattcaag GATGGAGTGATCCTCGGTGCTGACACTCGGGCCACAGACGACATGGTCGTTGCTGATAAAAACTGCATGAAGATCCACTACATCGCACCCAAAATATA CTGTTGCGGAGCAGGCGTCGCAGCGGATGCTGACATCACCACCCAGATGATGTCATCGAACATCGAGCTGCACTCTCTCAGCACAGGACGTCCTCCTCTGGTCGCCACGGTGACACGGCAGCTCAAACAGTTGCTGTTCAG gtaTCAGGGACACATCGGCTCGTCTATCATCGTCGGAGGAGTGGACGTTGACGGCTTCCAGCTCTTCAGCGTCTACCCTCACGGCTCCTATGATAAACTCCCGTTTGCCGCCATGG GTTCTGGAGCAGCTGCTGCCATCTCGGTGTTTGAAGACCGATACAAACCCAACATGGAG CTGGAGGACGGGAAGCAGCTGGTGCGTGACGCCATCGCCGCGGGGATCTTCTGCGATCTGGGCTCTGGGAGCAACATTGATCTGTGCGTGATTACGGAGAAAGGCGTAGACTATCTGCGCAGCTATGAGCAGCCTGTACAGAAGGGACAGAA AGAAGGCAAGTACCGCTACAAGCAAGGAACAACACCAGTGCTGACCAAGACGGTCACACCCCTCACTCTGGACGTCGTGGAAGAATCAGTTCAGATGATGGACAGCCAGTGA